From the Streptomyces nigrescens genome, one window contains:
- a CDS encoding GOLPH3/VPS74 family protein, producing MTTPRDLLIVAMDVESGRPLERGDLSLALAGAELIDLLGARAVRLDGDQIVPGYRPTIPDRLLDQAASSLVQQTPYESVDDWLWRRGEGLAAAYLAALEDDGQVTREHRRWRPFRTGRTVLADSPARRQAEDRWTSQEAVLTTLASAAGINGTRTGDEPGVTDDAVSTVLVAVHDAVRELEAERQRRSLEKAAFDNIWRGNGD from the coding sequence ATGACCACACCGCGGGACCTGCTGATCGTTGCCATGGACGTGGAGTCCGGCCGCCCTCTTGAGCGGGGTGACCTGTCACTCGCGCTTGCGGGAGCCGAACTGATCGATCTTCTCGGCGCCCGGGCCGTGCGGCTGGACGGCGATCAGATCGTGCCGGGTTACCGGCCGACGATTCCGGACCGCCTGTTGGACCAAGCCGCTTCGTCGCTCGTCCAGCAGACGCCGTACGAGTCGGTCGACGACTGGCTGTGGCGCAGGGGCGAGGGCCTGGCGGCGGCCTATCTGGCCGCCCTTGAGGACGACGGGCAGGTCACTCGGGAACACCGCCGCTGGCGGCCCTTCCGGACCGGTCGGACGGTGCTGGCAGATTCCCCCGCCCGCCGTCAGGCCGAGGACCGCTGGACCTCGCAGGAGGCCGTCCTCACCACCCTCGCGTCAGCCGCCGGGATCAACGGCACACGCACCGGAGACGAGCCGGGCGTGACCGACGACGCGGTGTCCACCGTGCTCGTCGCCGTCCACGACGCCGTCAGGGAGCTGGAGGCCGAACGGCAGCGCCGCTCCCTCGAGAAGGCGGCCTTCGACAACATCTGGCGAGGGAACGGCGACTGA
- a CDS encoding DUF4190 domain-containing protein yields the protein MTVPTPPDGKQPGDRTPDDHNPWSPPPPGPPPARWEPYPMAPIPASQARNGMGITALVLGIVGIVLGLLIILFWMSWLPALLAVIFGFVGLSHARTGRATNKGMALTGVILGGVGLLAAAGGGIFTVTVVKKVTDSARSKVKEVKASASASEKARHLSFGESYTFEDGLKVTVTKPEPFTPDDYVLGHAKGNKAVQVTVKVVNTGTERVKVDTGLPEVSDANGASTELVIDGSGRQKVITGYVLPGKEAVGKYAFSLPPDAADRIEVEFSPDAMRWDDAYWSGPTR from the coding sequence ATGACCGTGCCCACTCCCCCCGACGGCAAGCAGCCCGGTGACCGGACGCCGGACGACCACAACCCGTGGAGCCCGCCGCCGCCCGGACCGCCCCCGGCCCGCTGGGAGCCGTATCCGATGGCCCCCATACCGGCGTCGCAGGCGCGCAACGGCATGGGTATCACCGCCCTGGTACTCGGCATCGTCGGCATCGTCCTCGGCCTGCTCATCATCTTGTTCTGGATGTCCTGGCTGCCGGCCCTGCTGGCCGTGATTTTCGGCTTCGTCGGGCTGAGCCACGCGCGCACGGGCCGGGCGACGAACAAGGGGATGGCACTGACCGGCGTGATCCTGGGCGGGGTCGGCCTGCTGGCCGCTGCCGGTGGCGGCATCTTCACCGTCACCGTGGTCAAAAAGGTCACCGACAGCGCACGCAGCAAGGTCAAAGAGGTGAAGGCCTCCGCGTCGGCGTCGGAAAAGGCCCGGCACCTGTCCTTCGGCGAGTCCTACACCTTCGAGGACGGACTCAAGGTCACGGTCACCAAGCCGGAGCCGTTCACCCCGGACGACTACGTCCTCGGTCACGCCAAGGGCAACAAGGCGGTCCAGGTGACGGTCAAGGTGGTCAACACCGGCACCGAGCGCGTCAAGGTGGACACCGGACTGCCCGAAGTCAGCGACGCGAACGGAGCCTCGACGGAGCTGGTGATCGACGGAAGCGGGCGGCAGAAGGTCATCACCGGCTACGTCCTCCCCGGCAAGGAAGCCGTCGGGAAGTACGCCTTCTCGCTGCCGCCCGATGCCGCCGACCGGATCGAGGTCGAGTTCAGCCCCGACGCCATGCGGTGGGACGACGCCTACTGGAGCGGCCCCACCCGCTGA
- a CDS encoding alpha/beta hydrolase family protein: MTYVSADRASGPTRRTTLTGLVGGAGALLAAGCSASPAAAPTARRTARAYASASDPTPGVMTLFKDPAFNFNGLLALGGSGYGASEVGEVLTAVNTINKAGLSAQTYTETFKNLGDQLRKPPGSGEPGTETTRFRALRAAQYYAQALFFVLGSDTPGTEEELYKAGRGSWDAFCERCDPVPVTARIPYGKTPLPVWFFRPDSSGERRPTVILTNGSDGQDVDMWTYGVAAALQRGWNALVYDGPGQGQLLFVDQVVFTPRWETVVTPIVDWLTARPDVDSRKIGLTGLSMAGDLAPRAAAFEHRIAALVAMPGVLSPWLGFPPEIREILTPDKEKTNNIWNKEVVPELPPSAAATMKKRFEPFSVPAMLAARQGKMFTDFYTPATLIKSLDITDVVGRIKMPTLVLDYDFEQFYLGQPRQLFDKLTAPKDYVKLTAATGAQLHCSPMAPQQHCEVVFDWLQEKLSGR; this comes from the coding sequence ATGACGTACGTATCGGCCGATCGCGCCTCCGGCCCCACGCGCCGCACCACGTTGACCGGGCTCGTCGGTGGGGCCGGGGCCCTCCTGGCCGCCGGGTGCAGCGCGTCGCCCGCGGCGGCGCCCACTGCGCGTCGCACGGCCCGGGCCTACGCCTCGGCGAGCGATCCCACGCCCGGCGTGATGACGCTCTTCAAGGACCCCGCCTTCAACTTCAACGGGCTCCTCGCGCTCGGCGGGTCCGGGTACGGCGCCAGTGAGGTGGGCGAGGTCCTCACCGCCGTGAACACGATCAACAAGGCCGGCCTCTCCGCGCAGACGTACACCGAGACCTTCAAGAATCTCGGCGATCAGCTGAGGAAGCCGCCCGGCAGCGGTGAGCCCGGGACGGAGACCACTCGCTTCCGTGCACTGCGGGCCGCGCAGTACTACGCCCAGGCACTGTTCTTCGTCCTCGGCTCCGACACCCCCGGCACCGAGGAGGAGCTGTACAAGGCGGGACGCGGCTCCTGGGACGCGTTCTGCGAGCGGTGCGACCCGGTCCCGGTGACGGCGCGCATCCCGTACGGGAAGACCCCCCTGCCCGTGTGGTTCTTCCGGCCGGACAGCTCCGGCGAGCGGCGCCCCACCGTGATCCTCACGAACGGCAGCGACGGGCAGGACGTCGACATGTGGACCTATGGCGTCGCGGCCGCCCTGCAGCGCGGCTGGAACGCCCTGGTGTACGACGGGCCCGGCCAGGGCCAGCTGCTCTTCGTCGACCAAGTGGTCTTCACGCCGCGCTGGGAGACCGTCGTCACCCCGATCGTCGACTGGCTGACCGCCCGCCCGGACGTGGACAGCAGAAAGATCGGGCTGACCGGGCTGAGCATGGCCGGGGACCTGGCCCCTAGGGCAGCGGCTTTCGAGCACCGGATCGCCGCTCTGGTGGCGATGCCCGGTGTGCTCTCGCCCTGGCTGGGCTTCCCTCCGGAGATCCGGGAGATCCTCACCCCGGACAAGGAGAAGACCAACAACATCTGGAACAAAGAGGTCGTCCCCGAGCTGCCGCCGTCCGCCGCCGCGACGATGAAGAAACGCTTCGAACCCTTCTCGGTGCCGGCGATGCTCGCGGCCCGTCAGGGCAAGATGTTCACCGACTTCTACACCCCGGCCACCCTCATCAAGTCGCTGGACATCACGGACGTCGTGGGCCGCATCAAGATGCCGACGCTGGTGCTCGACTACGACTTCGAGCAGTTCTATCTGGGGCAGCCACGCCAGCTGTTCGACAAGCTGACAGCGCCCAAGGACTACGTGAAACTCACCGCGGCCACCGGGGCGCAGCTGCACTGCTCCCCGATGGCCCCGCAGCAGCACTGCGAAGTCGTCTTCGACTGGCTGCAGGAGAAACTGTCCGGCCGCTGA
- a CDS encoding DUF6010 family protein, with protein MEFLLPVLVGALYALCMGLIREPHRRRFNAIMVVGAGAAYLSGGGFGGWELLGTAVITYVGYRGLESWTFIGIAWLLHTAWDLLHHLKGNPILPFAHDSALGCALCDPVIALWCFRGGPSLVGFLRNGPAVCRRTAGQLPPA; from the coding sequence ATGGAATTCCTATTGCCCGTTCTGGTCGGCGCCCTGTACGCCCTGTGCATGGGCCTGATTCGCGAGCCGCACCGGCGCCGCTTCAATGCGATCATGGTGGTGGGAGCAGGCGCCGCTTATCTGAGCGGCGGCGGTTTCGGTGGCTGGGAGCTTCTCGGAACGGCTGTCATTACCTACGTTGGCTACCGCGGGCTGGAATCCTGGACCTTTATCGGCATCGCCTGGCTGCTGCACACCGCCTGGGACCTGCTCCACCACCTCAAGGGCAACCCCATTCTGCCCTTCGCCCACGACTCCGCCCTCGGATGCGCCCTTTGCGACCCTGTCATCGCCCTGTGGTGCTTCCGAGGGGGCCCGTCATTGGTCGGTTTCCTCCGCAATGGGCCGGCGGTATGTCGCCGCACCGCAGGACAACTGCCGCCCGCGTAG
- a CDS encoding TetR/AcrR family transcriptional regulator — MSPRSASVNEELRRRSRERLLQATVELVAEHGYEATTLADIARRAGVARGLVSYYFPGKRQLLQSAVHRLMHRTLQAALERAPRPSGPDAGQELMARAIDAILGLAHDHPLLMRTHMAGILTAAGFIQCPEQQRLAQLLRETVVAYGSSDPDADYPLLRALLMGSVVAMLLPGAAMPQARLRAELLQRYGLAWESGVPPDEGAPGGTRTPGPVRGGQR, encoded by the coding sequence ATGTCCCCCCGCAGCGCATCGGTCAATGAAGAATTGCGGCGGCGCTCCCGCGAGCGGCTGCTGCAGGCGACGGTCGAGCTGGTGGCGGAGCACGGCTATGAGGCGACGACGCTCGCGGACATCGCCCGTCGGGCGGGGGTCGCGCGCGGGCTCGTCTCGTACTACTTCCCCGGTAAGCGGCAGTTGCTCCAGTCCGCCGTGCACCGGCTGATGCACCGCACGCTGCAGGCGGCGCTGGAGCGTGCGCCGCGGCCGAGCGGACCGGACGCGGGGCAGGAGCTGATGGCTCGGGCCATCGACGCGATCCTGGGGCTGGCGCATGATCACCCCTTGCTGATGCGGACGCACATGGCAGGAATTCTGACGGCCGCGGGGTTCATCCAGTGTCCCGAACAGCAACGGCTGGCCCAGTTGCTGCGGGAGACGGTCGTGGCGTACGGGTCGTCCGATCCGGATGCCGACTATCCGCTGCTACGGGCGCTGTTGATGGGATCGGTGGTGGCGATGCTGCTGCCGGGAGCGGCCATGCCGCAGGCGCGGCTGCGTGCCGAACTGCTCCAGCGCTACGGGCTCGCATGGGAGTCGGGGGTCCCGCCGGACGAGGGGGCACCCGGCGGGACGCGGACACCGGGACCGGTGCGGGGCGGTCAGCGGTAG
- a CDS encoding DUF6214 family protein encodes MEWPTWELQAHGSAAPAPDPAAPDEPAGSHGPGCPLPRLDPLGPWCSARLTFADGARVDVLVTVSDDHITVEDVRADPPLTLDGLADLARWIEGPLDDAFRAATGRPRKTRPTPRQAGPADATPERAGGPQAGPQPDPARGAAPEPMRGPRQSSPHGPTGHLRPTTAGPAPGHDPEAEPTAAGTGAAAAATESATPLTGEAAEAGAMGAGLPGAGPAGAGPMGAGPTGATGLAHGEGVLHRTATGTGTGYPADPPAGLSADSPVEQISGQASEETCERASGQGSEQPVPSASSAPSSPAAPSSPAASSTSVASSTSAAPSTPPDASPPSPPSASATPAERARSAVLARTRTGERRKIAADAYRQAQREGRDPVLAVMLATGRNRRRSLRLIAGARDEGLLTPRHNKR; translated from the coding sequence TTGGAGTGGCCCACGTGGGAGCTGCAGGCGCACGGCTCCGCCGCGCCCGCCCCCGACCCCGCCGCCCCGGACGAACCGGCCGGCTCCCACGGCCCCGGGTGCCCGCTGCCCCGGCTCGACCCGCTGGGCCCCTGGTGCAGCGCCCGGCTGACCTTTGCCGACGGCGCCCGGGTCGATGTCCTCGTGACGGTCTCCGACGACCACATCACCGTCGAGGACGTACGGGCCGACCCACCGCTGACGCTCGACGGCCTCGCCGACCTCGCCCGCTGGATCGAGGGCCCCCTGGACGATGCCTTCCGGGCGGCCACCGGGCGCCCGCGCAAGACCCGGCCCACACCCCGGCAGGCCGGTCCGGCGGACGCCACACCGGAACGGGCCGGCGGACCGCAGGCCGGGCCACAGCCGGACCCGGCGCGTGGCGCGGCACCCGAGCCGATGCGCGGCCCGCGGCAGTCGTCGCCCCACGGGCCGACGGGGCACCTCCGGCCCACCACGGCCGGACCGGCGCCGGGGCACGATCCGGAAGCGGAACCGACGGCCGCCGGAACGGGGGCAGCGGCAGCGGCGACGGAGAGCGCGACGCCTTTGACGGGTGAGGCGGCGGAGGCGGGGGCGATGGGGGCGGGACTGCCGGGAGCGGGACCGGCGGGCGCGGGGCCGATGGGCGCGGGGCCGACGGGTGCGACCGGCCTCGCCCATGGTGAGGGCGTACTGCACCGGACGGCCACGGGAACCGGCACCGGCTACCCCGCCGACCCGCCTGCCGGCCTGTCCGCCGACTCTCCTGTTGAGCAGATCTCCGGGCAGGCCTCCGAGGAGACCTGCGAGCGAGCCTCCGGGCAGGGCTCCGAGCAGCCAGTCCCCTCTGCATCGTCCGCGCCGTCCTCGCCCGCTGCGCCGTCCTCGCCCGCTGCGTCGTCCACGTCCGTCGCGTCCTCCACGTCCGCCGCGCCGTCGACGCCCCCCGACGCCTCGCCGCCGTCCCCGCCATCCGCTTCCGCCACACCGGCCGAGCGCGCCCGCTCCGCCGTCCTCGCCCGGACGCGGACCGGTGAGCGCCGCAAGATCGCCGCGGACGCGTACCGCCAAGCGCAGCGGGAGGGGCGCGATCCGGTGCTGGCCGTCATGCTCGCCACCGGCCGGAACCGCCGCAGATCGCTTCGGCTGATCGCCGGCGCCCGCGACGAGGGTCTCCTGACACCACGTCACAACAAGCGTTAG
- a CDS encoding FAD-dependent oxidoreductase, which translates to MLRVAVIGSGPSGVYTAQSLIEQQAVPDIEVYVLDRLPCPYGLVRYGVAPDHEKIKSLQNNLRTVLEHPKAHFLGNVEVGAPGLGVEELRQIFDAVVFCVGAATDRHLGIPGEELPGSHPATEFVAWYSAHPDAAALRFTLAARSALVIGVGNVAVDVARMLSRGAAELAATDMPQGPLSALADSRVEDVWMVGRRGPSQAKFTTKELRELGSLPDTDVLVRPEELAHDPAYRDPGELPAVARRNVEVLRGWAERQAAGPESPDAGPASSPARRRRRIHLRFFLRPVEMLGDATGVRAVRFERTAPDGRGGVVGTGEFEEIEGQLVLRSVGYRGTPQPGLPFDETTGTVPHLAGRVLRDGAPLPGVYVAGWIKRGPTGVIGTNRPCAKETALSLLADAPGLAERATAGEPVEALTRAGQRPVPWPGWLAIEAAEAEWGRGLGRGTVKLPDWTGLLDAARSAGQIG; encoded by the coding sequence GTGCTTCGTGTCGCAGTGATCGGTTCCGGGCCCAGCGGCGTCTACACCGCCCAGTCCCTGATCGAGCAGCAGGCCGTACCGGACATCGAGGTGTACGTCCTGGACCGCCTGCCCTGCCCGTACGGTCTGGTGCGCTACGGCGTCGCGCCGGACCACGAGAAGATCAAGTCGCTGCAGAACAATCTGCGCACGGTGCTGGAGCACCCCAAGGCCCACTTCCTGGGAAACGTCGAGGTGGGGGCGCCGGGGCTGGGCGTCGAGGAGTTGCGGCAGATCTTCGATGCGGTGGTGTTCTGTGTGGGCGCCGCCACCGACCGGCATCTGGGCATCCCCGGCGAGGAGCTGCCCGGCAGCCACCCGGCGACCGAGTTCGTCGCCTGGTACAGCGCGCATCCGGATGCGGCCGCGCTCCGTTTCACCCTCGCGGCCAGGTCCGCCCTCGTGATCGGGGTGGGGAATGTGGCGGTGGACGTGGCTCGGATGCTGTCCCGTGGCGCCGCCGAACTCGCCGCGACGGATATGCCGCAGGGGCCGCTCAGCGCGCTCGCGGACAGCCGCGTCGAGGACGTGTGGATGGTCGGCAGGCGCGGCCCTTCCCAGGCCAAGTTCACGACCAAGGAACTACGGGAGCTGGGCTCGCTCCCGGATACGGACGTGCTGGTACGGCCCGAGGAGCTGGCACACGATCCCGCGTACCGGGACCCGGGCGAGCTGCCCGCGGTGGCGCGGCGGAATGTCGAGGTGCTGCGCGGCTGGGCGGAGCGGCAGGCGGCGGGCCCGGAGAGCCCGGACGCGGGGCCCGCCTCGTCCCCCGCGCGCCGTCGGCGCCGGATTCATCTGCGGTTCTTCCTGCGGCCCGTCGAAATGCTGGGGGACGCCACCGGTGTGCGTGCGGTCCGGTTCGAGCGGACGGCGCCCGACGGGCGCGGCGGGGTCGTGGGGACCGGTGAATTCGAGGAGATCGAGGGGCAGTTGGTACTGCGTTCGGTCGGCTACCGGGGGACGCCGCAGCCCGGTCTGCCGTTCGACGAGACGACGGGGACGGTGCCGCATCTGGCGGGGCGGGTACTGCGGGACGGGGCGCCGCTCCCGGGTGTGTACGTGGCGGGCTGGATCAAGCGGGGCCCCACGGGGGTGATCGGTACGAACCGGCCGTGCGCGAAGGAGACCGCGCTGTCCCTGCTGGCGGACGCCCCCGGACTGGCGGAGCGCGCAACGGCCGGGGAGCCGGTGGAGGCACTGACCCGGGCGGGGCAGCGGCCGGTTCCGTGGCCGGGCTGGCTCGCCATCGAGGCCGCCGAGGCGGAGTGGGGCCGCGGACTGGGCCGTGGCACCGTCAAGCTGCCGGACTGGACAGGGCTGTTGGACGCGGCGCGCTCGGCGGGGCAGATCGGCTGA
- a CDS encoding ArsR/SmtB family transcription factor, with amino-acid sequence MPTDTTSPRTPSGARSLEHPAREDIRLADVLHALADPMRLRIVCTLAAAEGELNCADIELPVSKSTCTHHFRVLREHGVIQQLYRGTAKLNGLRRADLDELFPGLIDGVLRGADLQARRLGEE; translated from the coding sequence ATGCCGACCGATACGACCTCCCCGCGTACCCCGTCGGGCGCCCGCTCGCTGGAGCATCCGGCCCGCGAGGACATCCGGCTCGCCGACGTGCTGCATGCGCTCGCCGACCCCATGCGCCTGCGGATCGTCTGCACCCTGGCGGCCGCCGAGGGCGAGCTGAACTGCGCGGACATCGAGCTCCCGGTCAGCAAGTCGACCTGTACCCACCACTTCCGGGTGCTGCGCGAGCACGGCGTCATCCAGCAGCTCTACCGGGGCACGGCCAAGCTGAACGGACTGCGCCGGGCCGACCTGGACGAACTGTTCCCCGGCCTGATCGACGGCGTCCTCCGGGGGGCGGACCTGCAGGCCCGCCGCCTCGGGGAGGAGTGA
- a CDS encoding NADH:flavin oxidoreductase/NADH oxidase, translating into MSALFEPITHRSLTVPNRLWMAPMCQYSAAPDGPAEGAPGDWHFQHLAARAAGGTGLILAEATAVSPEGRISPYDLGLWNDTQTEAFRRITDFLKAQGTVPGIQIAHAGRKGSTERPWVNRGAPVLPGQRHGWEPVAPSPVPFDDGFTTPAELSVAQIRELVAQFGASARRALAAGFQVVEIHGAHGYLINEFLSPFTNRRTDEYGGSYENRTRFALEVVDAVRAVWPDELPVFFRISATDWLTEDESDAREGWTADDTVRFARDLREHGIDLLDTSSGGNAPDAKIATGPGYQVPFAERVKKESGLAVGAVGLITEARQAEKIIADGQADAVLLGRELLRSPSFAQHAARELGAEITLPQQYHRAV; encoded by the coding sequence GTGAGCGCACTGTTCGAGCCCATCACCCATCGCTCGCTGACCGTCCCCAACCGCCTCTGGATGGCGCCGATGTGCCAGTACTCCGCGGCGCCCGACGGCCCGGCAGAGGGGGCGCCCGGCGACTGGCACTTCCAGCACCTGGCCGCGCGAGCAGCGGGCGGAACCGGCCTCATCCTCGCGGAGGCGACCGCGGTGAGCCCCGAGGGCCGTATCAGCCCGTACGACCTCGGGCTGTGGAACGACACCCAGACCGAGGCGTTCCGGCGTATCACCGACTTCCTCAAGGCGCAGGGAACCGTTCCCGGCATCCAGATCGCCCACGCCGGCCGGAAGGGCTCCACCGAACGCCCCTGGGTGAACCGCGGCGCCCCGGTCCTCCCCGGTCAGCGGCACGGCTGGGAGCCGGTCGCGCCGAGCCCGGTGCCGTTCGACGACGGGTTCACGACGCCGGCGGAGCTGTCCGTGGCGCAGATCCGTGAGCTCGTCGCGCAGTTCGGCGCGTCGGCGCGGCGGGCGCTGGCGGCCGGCTTCCAGGTGGTCGAGATCCATGGTGCGCACGGCTATCTGATCAATGAGTTCCTCTCCCCCTTCACCAACCGGCGCACCGACGAGTACGGCGGCTCGTACGAGAACCGGACGCGGTTCGCGCTGGAGGTCGTGGACGCCGTACGGGCGGTCTGGCCCGACGAACTGCCGGTCTTCTTCCGGATCTCGGCGACCGACTGGCTCACCGAGGACGAGAGCGACGCGCGCGAGGGCTGGACGGCCGACGACACCGTGCGCTTCGCCCGTGATCTGCGGGAGCACGGCATCGACCTGCTGGACACCTCCTCGGGCGGCAACGCGCCCGATGCGAAGATCGCCACGGGGCCCGGCTACCAGGTGCCGTTCGCGGAGCGGGTCAAGAAGGAGAGCGGCCTGGCGGTGGGCGCGGTCGGCCTGATCACCGAGGCGCGGCAGGCCGAGAAGATCATCGCGGACGGTCAGGCGGACGCCGTGCTGCTCGGCCGTGAGCTTCTGCGCTCCCCCAGCTTCGCGCAGCACGCGGCGCGGGAACTGGGTGCGGAGATCACGTTGCCGCAGCAGTACCACCGGGCCGTCTGA
- a CDS encoding WD40/YVTN/BNR-like repeat-containing protein codes for MTDVLLAVGTRKGLFIGRRRHGEWELSGPHFPAQAVYSLGIDTRRATPRLLAGADSAHWGPSVFHSDDLGETWHEPSRPAVKYPPDTGTSLERVWQLHPAGPAAPDVVYAGTEPGGLFRSEDGGETFELVRALWDHPSREQWVPGGGGLAVHTVITDPRDADAVTVAVSAAGVFRSRDGGASWAPSNKGVKAVFLPDQHPEFGQCVHKIAQDPVNRDRLYLQNHWGVYRSDDAGAQWTDIGSGLPSDFGFAVAAHPRTGDVAYLFPITADIDRVPAEHRCRVYRTGDAGRSWEPLSAGLPDEDHYGTVLRDALSVDDSDPAGVYFGNRNGEVYASADDGDSWQQLASHLPDVLCVRAAAVA; via the coding sequence ATGACTGACGTACTACTCGCGGTGGGCACGCGCAAAGGGCTCTTCATCGGCCGTCGGCGGCACGGTGAATGGGAATTGAGCGGTCCGCATTTCCCCGCGCAGGCGGTGTACTCCCTCGGGATCGACACCCGCCGCGCGACGCCCCGGCTGCTGGCCGGTGCCGACAGCGCCCACTGGGGCCCGTCGGTGTTCCACTCCGACGACCTGGGCGAGACCTGGCACGAGCCCTCCCGCCCCGCGGTCAAGTACCCGCCGGACACCGGGACTTCGCTGGAGCGGGTGTGGCAGCTGCATCCGGCCGGGCCCGCCGCGCCCGATGTGGTCTACGCGGGCACCGAGCCCGGTGGGCTGTTCCGCTCCGAGGACGGCGGCGAGACCTTCGAGCTCGTACGGGCGCTGTGGGACCACCCGAGCCGGGAGCAATGGGTGCCGGGCGGCGGCGGGCTGGCCGTCCACACGGTGATCACCGACCCGCGGGACGCCGACGCGGTCACCGTCGCCGTCTCGGCCGCCGGGGTCTTCCGTAGCCGTGACGGGGGCGCCAGCTGGGCCCCGTCGAACAAGGGCGTGAAGGCGGTCTTCCTGCCGGATCAGCATCCGGAGTTCGGCCAGTGCGTCCACAAGATCGCGCAGGACCCGGTCAACCGCGACCGGCTGTATCTGCAGAACCACTGGGGCGTCTACCGCAGCGATGACGCGGGCGCGCAGTGGACGGACATCGGCAGCGGACTCCCCTCGGACTTCGGCTTCGCGGTCGCCGCACATCCGCGCACGGGGGATGTCGCCTACCTCTTCCCGATCACCGCCGATATCGACCGGGTGCCGGCCGAGCACCGCTGCCGGGTCTACCGCACCGGCGACGCCGGCCGGAGCTGGGAGCCGCTGAGCGCGGGACTGCCGGACGAGGACCATTACGGCACGGTGCTCAGGGACGCGCTGTCCGTCGACGACAGCGACCCCGCAGGGGTGTATTTCGGCAATCGCAACGGCGAGGTCTACGCCAGCGCGGACGACGGCGACAGCTGGCAGCAGCTCGCCTCCCATCTGCCGGATGTGCTGTGCGTGCGGGCGGCCGCCGTTGCCTGA
- a CDS encoding uracil-DNA glycosylase, producing MAAQPLQDIVEAGWAKALEPVAGRISAMGDFLRAEIAAGRTYLPAGNNVLRAFQQPFDEVRVLIVGQDPYPTPGHAVGLSFSVAPDVRPLPGSLENIFRELHSDLGLPRPSNGDLTPWTRQGVLLLNRALTTAPRKPAAHRGKGWEEVTEQAIRALVARGRPLVSVLWGRDARNLRPLLGDLPAVESAHPSPMSADRGFFGSRPFSRVNDLLVRQGAQPVDWRLP from the coding sequence GTGGCTGCACAACCTCTCCAAGACATTGTCGAAGCGGGCTGGGCCAAGGCACTTGAGCCCGTTGCCGGACGGATCTCCGCGATGGGTGACTTCCTGCGGGCGGAGATCGCCGCGGGACGCACCTATCTCCCGGCCGGCAACAACGTGCTGCGCGCCTTTCAGCAGCCCTTCGACGAGGTGCGGGTCCTCATCGTCGGGCAGGACCCCTATCCCACGCCCGGGCATGCGGTCGGGCTCAGCTTCTCCGTGGCGCCGGACGTCCGCCCGTTGCCCGGCAGCCTGGAGAACATCTTCCGCGAGCTGCACTCCGACCTCGGGCTCCCCCGCCCCTCGAACGGCGATCTGACACCGTGGACCCGGCAGGGCGTACTGCTGCTGAACAGGGCGCTGACCACGGCTCCCCGCAAGCCCGCCGCACACCGCGGCAAGGGCTGGGAGGAGGTCACCGAACAGGCCATCCGGGCACTGGTGGCGCGTGGACGCCCGCTGGTGTCGGTGCTGTGGGGGCGCGACGCACGCAATCTGCGGCCGCTGCTCGGCGATCTGCCGGCCGTCGAGTCCGCCCACCCCTCCCCCATGTCCGCCGACCGGGGCTTCTTCGGCTCACGGCCCTTCAGCCGGGTGAACGACCTCCTGGTGCGGCAGGGCGCACAGCCCGTCGACTGGAGGCTGCCCTGA